CGGACGCAACTATCGCGAGCACGCCAAGGAACTCGGCAACGAGGTCCCGGCGGCGCCGCTGATCTTCTTGAAGCCGCCGAGCACCGTGATCCAGAACGGTGACGCCATCGTGCTACCGGCGGACGCCGGACGCGTGGATTTTGAGGGCGAGATCGGCGTTGTCATCGGCTCCAAGATCCGGAAGGCCACGGCTGAAGAAGCCGCCGAAGCCGTGCGAGGCGTCGTGGCCGTGAACGACGTCAGCGCGCGCGATTGGCAGAAGGCCGACGGCCAGTGGTGGCGCGCCAAGGGGTCCGACAGCTTCTGCCCCATCGGGCCCGAGAAGCAGGGCCGCGTCGACCTCACGGCACTCGAGGTCGTCACCCGGCTCAACGGCGAGGAAGTGCAGCGCGGCCACGCCCGCGAGATGGTCTTTCCCATCGCCGAGCTCATTGCCCACATCACCACCGTGATGACCCTCGAGCCCGGTGATGTCGTGCTCACGGGCACCCCCGCCGGCGTGCGCGCGCTCTCGCCCGGTGATGTCGTCGAGGTCGAGGTGCCGGGCTGGAGCAAGGTGTCCAACCCCGTGAAGGCGGACGAGTAGGCAATGGCCAAGAAGCGCATCCAACTGCTGCCCAAGCGGCGCTCCGGGGATCCCCGGGCGTCCGTGGCGGCGTTGGTCGCGCAATTGATGCTCCTCGCCATCCTCGTGCCGGCCTTCCTGGTGCCCGTGGCGCTCGATTTCCTGCGTGACGATGCTGGCGGGGCCATCATCCCCGAGCGCATCAGCTTCCAGGTGATCTTGCCCACGGAGGGTCCGGCCGAGCGACGGCCTGCGCGCGCGGGTGGCGACGGACGCGAGGCCACCGAGACGCCCGCCGAGGCGCCGCCCATCGTGGCACCGACCAATGTGCCGGGCAGCGTGCCGGTCACGCCGCCGAGCACCGAGGACCGCGGCGGCAGCGGCCCCATCATCGGGGGCGGCGGTCCGCTGCAGGGCATCCAGCCCTCGTTCACCGACCAGCGGCTCTGGGTGCAGCACGGCAACGAGATCGTCTCGCCCATCGTGCCGATGACCCGCGCCGACACGCTGCGCCAGATGCTCGCCGAGCGGATCTACTACCTCGACGACTCCATCGCGCGGCTCGGGGGCGATGACGAGCGGCGGCCCGGCGACTGGACCTTCGACCTCGGCGGTCGCAAGTACGGCATCGATCGCGGCATGATCCGGCTCGGGCGATTCTCGCTGCCCACCGCGGCGCTCGCGATGCTGCCGCTCAACGTGCAGGCCAATCCGATTGCGATGGAGCGCGCGCGGCGGCTGGAGTCGATGCGCGCGGAGATCCAGTCGCAGGCGCTGCGGGCGATGCGTGAGGACCAGTTCTACGCGGCGGTGCGGGCGTTGAGAGAGCGCAAGGAGCGCGAGCGGCGCGAGGCGCAGGCGCGGGGCGAGGAACCGCCGCCGAGCACGCCGCCGCCTTCGACGGTTCCGGGTCGACCGTAAGCGGT
This window of the Gemmatimonadaceae bacterium genome carries:
- a CDS encoding fumarylacetoacetate hydrolase family protein, with the protein product MRPSKIVCAGRNYREHAKELGNEVPAAPLIFLKPPSTVIQNGDAIVLPADAGRVDFEGEIGVVIGSKIRKATAEEAAEAVRGVVAVNDVSARDWQKADGQWWRAKGSDSFCPIGPEKQGRVDLTALEVVTRLNGEEVQRGHAREMVFPIAELIAHITTVMTLEPGDVVLTGTPAGVRALSPGDVVEVEVPGWSKVSNPVKADE